The stretch of DNA GCAATAAGttacgtatttatttatttctttcaaagtgattatttgtggatttacaattataattatcatttatcttatttcttttttccaccAAAGACGTTATTCATGATCATCAATTCTACAGgttgcttataataataatatatattcacgGATACTTATAGAAATACCCAAGCAGGTCAACATTTACAGATCTCTACCATCAATCCTGGACATAAAAACAAGAGCAGCGCCTAGCTAGCGGTATAGTTAAGGTAGCAAGAGCTATAAAAGCCATGCAGACACTCTCATTGTCTGCTAGCTATAAGGACTTTAGCATGCATGACCAAGTGCAGCTATCTAGCTTttgatacatacatacatatatatatatatatatatagctagtgaTCATTCATATATAGAGTCTCAATCATAAGCTAATCCAATGTCATGCACTGCACTTTCATGCAGTTATGATCAATCTGGTTTCTTCGCAATGGGACATTAATCGAATTTCTTATCATTACCGACCTCTTCATGCATCAGTTTAGCTTCTCTTTTTTGGGTCTGACCTTTGCTGGTTTCGTTCTTCAtgatacactgcatgcatgcaggaagGTAATTCTTTTAAGCATATTATATGATTGCATGTACTGTTATATATTGGATCGAGAAGAAGAAAGATTGCACAATGCTGTAACTCAAAGCACATACACCATAGATAGGATTGCAGTTACCATTAATTGGTCGATCTCATGTAGCACTTCACAATGGGCAACTTAGATTCCTCCTCAACACCCTCAGTCTCTCTTTATCCTTTTGAGCCTTGGTTTGAACTTTGGTTTTCATTTCTTCACAGTACTGATCACAGCGAGACAAGGATTTTAGAACAGAACATcatgtaattaataatttacacATGATGTTAGCTAGTAAAGAACAAATCCACATGATTGAATGGCCCTACATATGCAAAATATTGCATACTTCAAGCGCATGAGTATCAGTTTATAAAGTGATCCAAACACAATTCTTTTGCAAAAAACTAGACAGGTCTAAGCTAAACAGATGGGCTGGATTCAGCACAAAATTCAGACTATGGGTTACTCTAAAAGCATAAGATCATttacatacacacacattaATGGTACTAAAAGAAATTATACTATAGTTAATTACCTGTTGCTTTCTTTTCCAGTCAATATCTACCTGTTTGGGGAAGAGAAATAAAAGCaagatttctaattatataagtaatttcCTTGTGAATGAGAgcatattaattaaaagatcAAACGTTCCACGTGTTATTACCAGAGCCTGTTTAAGGTGGGCGTTCTCTTCTCTTAACTGGTTCAATTCTGCTTCTAACTCAACTGTGTATGCCTGTGAAGTAAACTAAATTAGTTGCTACATATATAGGAATCTCATGCTATAAGTTTGACAATGGCAGAATCGCAACACCTTGTAAATATCATTAATCTGAACTCGGGACAAatcaaatgatttttcaaataattccaAAGTGTTTTCATTTTAAACTATTATTCCATCAATTCCATAGATGGATTCAAATCTCTGATGCCCTAATCTACTAGTTTGGGTTGTAGAGTATTCTAAGAATTAATACTCcactctatttattattttattattatttttcttatactttttaatattctatcattaattttttattatttttttacagaatATCTGAAATCATCTTAGTGTTCAAACGCAACGGTATATAAACCTTTAATAATTCGAAGTAACTAAACttggagcattttttttttctttttcgtttggATGGATGGGGGCCGGAGCGATACTGAAGGGTTTTGTAGAAATTTAGTCATTGTTTATAGATCAATTTAGTTTAAATTCCTCTAAatggctttcaaatttcaattacaTTCAAATTACAGTGTGTACCACTGcggacttaaaaaaaaaaattactagttAGAATTACCCAAGTTGATCAATTTTGCAAACAGCAACCAATAATCACAGGCGCGCCTGAGAATTTGTCTAGAACAAGCTGGCTAAGCCATGAGCTAGTTCTGCTCAAATCAAAAATTTTAACTTCTTGTGAGAAAATGTATTACCTGTTTCCTAGCTCTCGACCTCGCCGCCGACTCCCTATTCTTGATCATCCTTCTCTGTCTCCTCTCCGCCACCTTTTCCACCGGACCTGCATCTATAATCCTCTTCCTTCCCCTTAACCCTCCCATGTCCAATCCAAATTGATTCCCCGAGTTATCGACCGGAGCTTTGCACAACCCATCAGAAGAAACCGGACTCACCGGCGCCACTACCATAGCCGACGGTGCACCGTATCCGCCGCCACCATTCACTACTCTCCCACCATAATAAACCGGTGGCGGCTGAGGCGGCGGCGGGTACCCACCACTCCTCTTGCCATTTCCAGCATACCCTGACGATTCTCCAATAGCCCCGCCGCCCAGTGGCATTGTTTGGTAAGTAGGAACACTAGCACCAGCACTTACACCACCAGCACCACCTCCGGCACTAACACAACCAGCAGCACCACCGAGTCCAGCTATGGGCCTATTTACAAAACTGGGAGCCTCTGTGGGATTGTTATTTTGGTACACCCCGTACTGCTGCAGCGGCTGTGATTGAGAGACAGGCAATGCACATGATGGTTCCCTTACTACCCCTGCCTTCACCAGAAAATCCTCCAAGGTCATCTCTCCGAAAGTGGGCTGGCGCGGCGCGGACTCGGGATTATGAACGTTATCACCATTATCGTTGCTGCTGTTATTATTCTGATGCGTTCCTTGCTGCCCTTTGTGGATTTCAGACCAAACTTCTTCCACTGTTTTCCTACAAAGCGGTGCGGGAAGGGTGAGCGAACCTTGTTGTGGCAAGCTTGGCTGCTTTGATATTCCCTTCTCAGTATGCGCATCGATCAGAGACAACTGGGCATGGCTGCTCATACTATTGACGGCATTGTTGGTGGTGGTAGCGGTTGTGGCGGTGGAGTTGACGGCTTGGTTCTCTTCCGCGGTCCAAATGCTGGCAAGGAACTCGTCCATGTTCATAGACCCAAAATTCTTGCCGCTCTCGCAGAGCGTGTGCTGGAACTCGTCGAGAGTGAGGGAGTAGATGGAGGATTGTCTTCCGAGCGATGAGAAGGGGTTGTTCTTGGGTTGTTGATAGGCCGGTAACGACGACTCGACGTCGCCTTGGGAGATCATTTCGGACTCTGTGATCACCATCTTTGTCACGCACGCAGAAAAGATGTTGCCGCTGAAGATGGAGATTAACTACATGCACCTGCGCTTTGGAGGCACAAAAGAAGATTTAGCTGAAAGCCAAGGTGGGTGTCTGCGTTCGGAGTTTGAGCTCTAGTCAGTGTTACGTAGAAAGAGAGTATTTTGTGGGACATACGAGAAGATATGACGTcactttctttccattttgctGTAATTAGTACAAAATATCTACTCAGTACAAAGAATTTACAACAAACTATCTGCTGATCACGACATAtcttatacaataaaataaaataaaaacaatccaagagagaaattttcaaaacatattaGGGATATGAAGGTAATTAAGTAGTACTAACATGGTCtactcacaaaaaataaaaaaagaaaaagaaaaagagtagtACATCAACGAAGCCAAACGACAGCCacagattaaaaaataaaaaagaacataaaagcaTACTTAAACGACACGTTTCGTGCATGCAATGGACATACACAAAATCCAACGCAACTTGCAAGTAACAGATACAATTAAGCTGAGACCTCCATGAATAGTAA from Juglans regia cultivar Chandler chromosome 4, Walnut 2.0, whole genome shotgun sequence encodes:
- the LOC118343659 gene encoding protein ABSCISIC ACID-INSENSITIVE 5-like isoform X2 codes for the protein MVITESEMISQGDVESSLPAYQQPKNNPFSSLGRQSSIYSLTLDEFQHTLCESGKNFGSMNMDEFLASIWTAEENQAVNSTATTATTTNNAVNSMSSHAQLSLIDAHTEKGISKQPSLPQQGSLTLPAPLCRKTVEEVWSEIHKGQQGTHQNNNSSNDNGDNVHNPESAPRQPTFGEMTLEDFLVKAGVVREPSCALPVSQSQPLQQYGVYQNNNPTEAPSFVNRPIAGLGGAAGCVSAGGGAGGVSAGASVPTYQTMPLGGGAIGESSGYAGNGKRSGGYPPPPQPPPVYYGGRVVNGGGGYGAPSAMVVAPVSPVSSDGLCKAPVDNSGNQFGLDMGGLRGRKRIIDAGPVEKVAERRQRRMIKNRESAARSRARKQAYTVELEAELNQLREENAHLKQALYCEEMKTKVQTKAQKDKERLRVLRRNLSCPL
- the LOC118343659 gene encoding protein ABSCISIC ACID-INSENSITIVE 5-like isoform X1 — its product is MVITESEMISQGDVESSLPAYQQPKNNPFSSLGRQSSIYSLTLDEFQHTLCESGKNFGSMNMDEFLASIWTAEENQAVNSTATTATTTNNAVNSMSSHAQLSLIDAHTEKGISKQPSLPQQGSLTLPAPLCRKTVEEVWSEIHKGQQGTHQNNNSSNDNGDNVHNPESAPRQPTFGEMTLEDFLVKAGVVREPSCALPVSQSQPLQQYGVYQNNNPTEAPSFVNRPIAGLGGAAGCVSAGGGAGGVSAGASVPTYQTMPLGGGAIGESSGYAGNGKRSGGYPPPPQPPPVYYGGRVVNGGGGYGAPSAMVVAPVSPVSSDGLCKAPVDNSGNQFGLDMGGLRGRKRIIDAGPVEKVAERRQRRMIKNRESAARSRARKQAYTVELEAELNQLREENAHLKQALVDIDWKRKQQYCEEMKTKVQTKAQKDKERLRVLRRNLSCPL
- the LOC118343659 gene encoding protein ABSCISIC ACID-INSENSITIVE 5-like isoform X3 encodes the protein MVITESEMISQGDVESSLPAYQQPKNNPFSSLGRQSSIYSLTLDEFQHTLCESGKNFGSMNMDEFLASIWTAEENQAVNSTATTATTTNNAVNSMSSHAQLSLIDAHTEKGISKQPSLPQQGSLTLPAPLCRKTVEEVWSEIHKGQQGTHQNNNSSNDNGDNVHNPESAPRQPTFGEMTLEDFLVKAGVVREPSCALPVSQSQPLQQYGVYQNNNPTEAPSFVNRPIAGLGGAAGCVSAGGGAGGVSAGASVPTYQTMPLGGGAIGESSGYAGNGKRSGGYPPPPQPPPVYYGGRVVNGGGGYGAPSAMVVAPVSPVSSDGLCKAPVDNSGNQFGLDMGGLRGRKRIIDAGPVEKVAERRQRRMIKNRESAARSRARKQYCEEMKTKVQTKAQKDKERLRVLRRNLSCPL